A single genomic interval of Phocoenobacter uteri harbors:
- a CDS encoding enoyl-ACP reductase FabI yields the protein MGFLAGKRILITGLASNRSIAYGIAQAFAREGAELAFTYLNDKLKPRVEKFAEEFGAKIVLPLDVASDENIKECFTELNKHWDKFDGFVHAIGFAPADQLDGDYVNAATRDGFRIAHDISAYSFVAMAQVARPMLNPNSALLTLSYLGAERSIPNYNVMCLAKASLEASTRVMAADLGGEGIRVNAISAGPIRTLAASGIKDFKKMLTTFEKSAPLKRTVTIEDVGNSAAFLCSDLASGVTGEILHVDAGFSTTAMSNLGE from the coding sequence ATGGGTTTTTTAGCAGGTAAACGTATTTTAATCACAGGGTTAGCGAGTAATCGCTCTATTGCTTATGGTATTGCACAAGCTTTTGCACGTGAAGGGGCAGAGTTAGCATTCACTTATTTAAACGATAAATTGAAACCTCGTGTGGAAAAATTTGCGGAAGAATTTGGGGCAAAAATTGTATTGCCATTAGACGTAGCAAGTGATGAAAATATCAAAGAGTGTTTTACGGAATTAAATAAACATTGGGATAAATTTGACGGTTTTGTTCACGCTATCGGTTTTGCACCAGCGGATCAATTAGACGGCGATTATGTTAATGCGGCAACGCGTGATGGCTTTAGAATTGCTCACGATATCAGTGCGTATAGTTTTGTGGCGATGGCACAAGTGGCTCGTCCGATGTTAAATCCAAATTCAGCATTATTAACACTTTCTTATTTAGGGGCAGAGCGTTCAATTCCTAACTATAATGTAATGTGTTTAGCAAAAGCGTCATTAGAAGCAAGCACGCGTGTAATGGCAGCAGATTTAGGTGGCGAAGGTATTCGTGTGAATGCGATTTCAGCAGGACCTATCCGTACTCTTGCAGCGTCTGGCATTAAGGACTTCAAAAAAATGCTGACTACTTTTGAAAAATCAGCACCGTTAAAACGTACTGTAACCATTGAAGATGTGGGTAATTCAGCAGCGTTCTTATGTTCTGATTTAGCCTCTGGTGTAACAGGCGAAATTTTACACGTTGATGCTGGTTTTAGCACAACAGCAATGTCAAATTTAGGCGAATAA
- the dsbC gene encoding bifunctional protein-disulfide isomerase/oxidoreductase DsbC, producing MKKKVATLLGLLIATSVFADDAKLQDQLEKMGATNIKISDSPLPNFRSVVSDQGVLQISEDGRFVIEGSVLELKDGTVSDITNRPLMAELESMKKEMIIFPAKNQKHTVTVFTDISCGYCKLLHSQMKEYNDLGITIRYLAFPRAGLRSQTARQMEAIWQAEDRNHSLHQAESGHLPAKQLTPKLIKKQYDLGIKFGIRGTPNIITSEGEVIGGYVEPKQLLQMLEK from the coding sequence ACATTGCTTGGATTGTTAATTGCAACAAGCGTATTCGCTGATGATGCAAAACTACAAGATCAGTTAGAAAAAATGGGGGCGACTAATATTAAAATTAGTGATTCGCCGTTACCAAATTTCAGATCTGTTGTATCGGATCAAGGGGTATTGCAAATTAGTGAAGATGGACGCTTTGTGATTGAAGGAAGCGTGTTAGAACTAAAAGATGGCACAGTAAGTGATATTACCAATCGTCCATTGATGGCAGAGCTTGAAAGTATGAAAAAGGAAATGATTATTTTTCCTGCCAAGAATCAGAAACATACTGTGACGGTATTTACAGATATTAGTTGTGGATATTGCAAGTTATTACATTCACAAATGAAAGAATATAATGATTTAGGCATTACGATTCGCTATCTTGCATTTCCTCGTGCGGGGTTAAGAAGTCAAACAGCACGTCAGATGGAAGCTATTTGGCAAGCAGAAGATCGTAACCATAGCTTACATCAAGCTGAAAGCGGACATTTGCCAGCGAAACAACTTACGCCTAAACTGATCAAAAAACAGTATGATTTGGGGATTAAATTTGGTATTCGTGGTACTCCGAATATCATCACATCAGAAGGTGAAGTCATTGGTGGATATGTAGAACCAAAACAATTACTACAAATGTTAGAAAAATAA